Genomic DNA from Pirellulales bacterium:
GCAGCCGGCTCATAATTGGCCCGAGCACTCGCTGCGCATCATGGAGATCATCGACAACCAGGTGCGCAGTTTGCGCAAACGATACCTGATCGACGCTTACGACCGCGGTGATCGCACGGGCACCTATTGGGGGATTCGCACACGTTTTGCGGACTACCCCGTCGCGCACTCAGGCATTGTAGATCCGCTCGGACGCGCGGCGCGCGATCCCTCAGCGCTAGCAGCGCTCCCCACGCGACTGCAGGCCATGGACGACGCGACGCAAGAGCATCTCATCAATTGGGGCTATGCGATCAGCGATGCGGCACTGCAATCGCATTGGGGTGCCAACTTGGTACAGCGTTACGGCGCGATCCGACCGGCCGTGGGTTTTCCCTTTGCGGGCGGTTACTAATCGCCTGCTACTTTTTCCGATCGGTAAGTGCAGACGGACAGTAGTCCGCCGAACAGAGAATGCACCGCCGAGAGCAGCGAGATTGCCACTGGTACCGTCGTGGCGCTCTCACTGCTCTCGGCGATTGAATCCCCCATCGTCACGCTACGACGGCTTCTTGTCGTACACGCGCACGTAGTCGATCCACCACTTGGCGGTGCTGCCGTCGGGCGGGCCGATCCAGCCGCCGTCGTCCCCTACGGCCAGGCTGAGCATCAGGAACATCGGTACCGCGGTGCCGGCCGGAGACTTCTGCGTCATCACCAGCTTGCCGTCGAAGTACCAGTTCATCGTCGACGCCGTCCACTCGAAGCCGTAGGTGTGCATGGCTTTTGTAATATCGACCCCAGCCTCGACAAAGGCTCCGAGCGTGGTGCCCGTTCCGTAGAGCACGGAGGGATAATACTCGTTAGTGAATCGGCTGCTGAACTGAAAGATGTCGATCTCCGGCGGCCAGACGACGTTGTACCAACTGCCGGTCCATTTCATCATCCAGAAATCGGGCCAGAAACCGCTCCCCGAGGGCGCCATGCAACGCATTTCGACGTAGCCGTACTGAAAGGAGAAAATCCCCGCCGTCGACAACACGCCCGAGGTATACGTGTACGGTGCCGGCAGTCCGGCCGTGGGCGTGGCCGAAATGCAAACCATCGATTGACCCTGGGAGAAGGGACTAGGGCCCCAGGTATCGTTGTTTTGCGTGTCCACGTAAATCTGGACTTCGCCGGGAGAAGCGGCACTATTGAGTCCCGTTCCCAACGGCCAACTGGTATTCCACTTCTTGTTCGAGCCGCTGGAGAAGTCGTCGGCCGTGTCGAACTCCGAAGCGAACAAGAGCTTGGCCGGAGTCGTCGTCGGGGGAGCCGGCGTCGTTGGCGGCGGCGTCGGCTTGGGCGGCTGCCGCCTGTGATGTTGCGCCTGAACGTTGGTGGCGCAGACAAGCAGGCATGCCGCCAGGGCGAAAGAACACTTCATATCAAAGAACTCCTCAGAGCCCCTGAGGTACATCCTGCTTACAAGATATTTACCTCCGCGCCCAGGACTCAGCATGCGCCCCGTTCCGATTCTGAAATATTTTCGCTGGCGACGTCGAAAACTGGTTTCAAATTGACCAATTTCCAGCGCTACCCTTCGCTGCGTGACTCACGGCGTTGCCCTAAACACCCCCGATCGCATGCGCGTCGTCAACCCATCGCATGCAGTTTTGCACTGTCGGCGCAGCATCATTCCGCGTCGATGCCCCTAGTCAATCGATGCGACAGGCGTGCGCCGGCCGGCTTCCCTAACAATCCCTAACGGCGCTCATCGGCGTCCTGGCCAACCGGTGCGAAACCCTTACTTGGCCACCGGCTCCAGCACTGCCGCGTACAGCTTCTTGCGGGCGTCTTGCACGAAGGTCGGCGTGGCGGGCATGAATTGCGTCATTCCCACGCAGATCAGATTCTCTCGCGGCGCGATGAAAAACTGCGTGCTGGCCGCTCCGCCCCACCAGTATTCGCCCAACGAACCGGCCGGTTCTCCGGGGGCCGTGTTCACCCGCACGGCAAAGTCCAGCCCGAAGCCCGTGTTGGCCATCGCCAAAGGACCAAGCTTGATCGGCACCAGATTCTCGGGCAAATGATTGCGCGTCATCAGGTCGACCGTCTCGGGCTTGAGAATCCGCGCACCGTCCAGCTCCCCACGATTGAGCATCATCTGGCAGAATCGCAAATAATCGTCCGCGGTCGAGACGAGCCCACCCCCTCCGGACAATAGCTCCGGCTTCGTGGCGAATTGGCTTGTCTTCGAGCCATCGACCGGGGACAAGCGATCGTCCTTCTTGCCGTAATTCACGGTCATTCGGTCGAGCTTATCTGCCGGCACGTAGAAGGCCGTGTCATTCATCGCCAGCGGCTGGAAAATCCGTTCGGCGAAATACTCATCGAGCGACTTGCCGGACAGGGCCTCGATCAGTTTTCCCTGGACGTCGACCGCGATGCTGTACATCCACTTTTCACCCGGCTGCACAGCCAGTGGCAGTTTCACGAGCCGCTCGACCATATTGTCGAGGGTCTTGGTGCGATCCAGGATCTTGGCCTCTTTGTACATTTCGTCGACAGGCGAAGCCGGCATCAGGCCGTAGGCCATGCCAGCCGTATGCCGCATCAAATCGCGGATCGTGATGGGACGTTGCAAATCGGCCAGCTTGACCGTGCCGCCATCCTCACCAGCAAACACTTTCACTCCCGCGAAGGCGGGCAAGTACTTAGCCACCGGGTCATCCAGATCGAAACGCCCCTGGTCGTAAAGCGTCATCAATGCGGCGCCAGTGATCGGCTTGGTCATCGAGTAAATGCGAAACAGCGCATCGCGCTTCATGGGGAGCCCGGCCTCGATATCCATCTTGCCGTAGGCGCCGCTGAAGGCGACCTTGCCGTCGCGTGCGACGAGCAACACAATGCCCGCCAGCTTGCCTTGGTCGACGTAGGACCGCATCAGCGCATCCACACTCTCGAGCGGGCCCGTGGCCAGTCCGACCTGATCGGGTTGGGCCGTGGGCAAAGGCTCGCAGAAGCCGGCCCGCGGTGCCAAGAGAACCAGTGCCAACGCGAAAAGAGTCAGCGCACGCATCAGTAGATCCCCCATCCGAATTCGAAGAATAATTCCGGCGACGGCTGCCAGGCTTGAAGAGAGCCGTATTGTGTGCTCGACGCCGGTGCGAGGCAACCGTTTTCGACGACAGCAGCCCCTTTGGTCGCCGCGGGCGGATTCAAACGACTGGTTGCCCGAGTCACGGGCAACCGATGCAGTGCCTGATAGCTCAGGGGGGCAGAATCCTGGGCTAAGCCGCGAGTCAGGAATGATCCGCTCAGGGCGAAGCGTGTCGGTCCGTAAGGAGCGGTTCGTGGCTGAGTGCCTCGGTCGGCGTCTCGTTCGCATCGCCCAATAGTGACACGCCACCCAACTCCGTGACTTTCACGTGGCAACTATCGGCCATCCGATAAATGGCCTGCTTGTGGCTATCGGAAAGCAGTTCAGCTCCGCGTCCGGCGATGCCCACGTTGAAGCGCGTATCGGCTGTCGCGATTCGCACAATCGCCTTTTGGATCTGTTCCGGGCTCGTCGGAATACCGTAGAACGACGCGATCCGCTGCAGCTCTTTTTCCCGATCGGCGAACAGGTCTTCGTAACGCACCGGGCAAATCTCTAGGGACCGGCCTGCCTCGCGCCAGGAGAGCAGGAAATTGAAATACCACGGCAGATGCAGGTGAATCAGATAGTCCAGCCGCTCGTGCCACGACATGCGCAGATAGTCGTCCGAAATGTAACCGCAGGACAAGCTCGCGCGGTGAATCTGAAAATGATCGTGCATCGAGGCCAGCACGTCGAACAAGTTTCGCGTTTGCACGATCGGTCGCATTTGGTGCGACAGCAGGATTCGCAAATTCGAGTACGTGGCCCTGACATGCTGCTGCAAGACCGTGCGTCGCCGCAAACGGCCCAGGCGCCGCTCGGAAATGTCCTGTTCGTTTTGCCGACCAAGTTCGGCGGCGTAACCGTTCGGAAATCCGAACAGCTCTTGCAAAACGGTGCTCAGGTAGGTCGAGCCTGACTTGGGAAAGCAGGCAATGAGGATGTGCTCTTTGGGCCTGCGGCCAAGCAGTCGTGGCAAAAGCGTAGGCACGTTCAGACGGTTCCTATTCCCTGGAAATACTGGACAATCCCACGGAGGTTTAACCCCGCACGTGCGAAAAAGGGTCTGCCCAACCGCGATTCTCCCTGGCTCGCGCGATCTTATATAGAGGAAAATCAAAAACGACGGGCACTGCCTATCGGCATAGTCCGAGGGCGCGACAGGGCGTTACTGTCAAGAAAATCCTTGGCCCCCCAGGTAAAGGGCCCCCATCTGGCTTTTATAAGCGCCAATCGATCCATGACTTCGATGGTGCTAGCGGCATTTCCTGGACGAACTTCGAGCGTTTGTCATGATCTGCGGCGAGCAGGCCCCCAATATCGACAAAGACATCGTCGCCTCGCACGCTTCGACGATCCCGGAAGCCAAGGGCCATATCGTCCGGCTCCCTGCTCGCGCCTGCAGGAGGAATCGCCATGCCAGACGATTCCTCCCGTGCCAACGCCCATTTTGGCAGGGATTCACCGCTTCGCGCGATGCGCCGCGGTGATTCCCGATCGCGGACTAGTAATCGATCTTGTCCGTGCGGTTGGCGTATTCCTTCCACACTTCAACGGCCTCGGGACGCAACACCGACTGCTGCGAGATCGC
This window encodes:
- a CDS encoding glycoside hydrolase family 16 protein, translated to MKCSFALAACLLVCATNVQAQHHRRQPPKPTPPPTTPAPPTTTPAKLLFASEFDTADDFSSGSNKKWNTSWPLGTGLNSAASPGEVQIYVDTQNNDTWGPSPFSQGQSMVCISATPTAGLPAPYTYTSGVLSTAGIFSFQYGYVEMRCMAPSGSGFWPDFWMMKWTGSWYNVVWPPEIDIFQFSSRFTNEYYPSVLYGTGTTLGAFVEAGVDITKAMHTYGFEWTASTMNWYFDGKLVMTQKSPAGTAVPMFLMLSLAVGDDGGWIGPPDGSTAKWWIDYVRVYDKKPS
- a CDS encoding sulfotransferase domain-containing protein, yielding MPTLLPRLLGRRPKEHILIACFPKSGSTYLSTVLQELFGFPNGYAAELGRQNEQDISERRLGRLRRRTVLQQHVRATYSNLRILLSHQMRPIVQTRNLFDVLASMHDHFQIHRASLSCGYISDDYLRMSWHERLDYLIHLHLPWYFNFLLSWREAGRSLEICPVRYEDLFADREKELQRIASFYGIPTSPEQIQKAIVRIATADTRFNVGIAGRGAELLSDSHKQAIYRMADSCHVKVTELGGVSLLGDANETPTEALSHEPLLTDRHASP
- a CDS encoding serine hydrolase domain-containing protein; its protein translation is MRALTLFALALVLLAPRAGFCEPLPTAQPDQVGLATGPLESVDALMRSYVDQGKLAGIVLLVARDGKVAFSGAYGKMDIEAGLPMKRDALFRIYSMTKPITGAALMTLYDQGRFDLDDPVAKYLPAFAGVKVFAGEDGGTVKLADLQRPITIRDLMRHTAGMAYGLMPASPVDEMYKEAKILDRTKTLDNMVERLVKLPLAVQPGEKWMYSIAVDVQGKLIEALSGKSLDEYFAERIFQPLAMNDTAFYVPADKLDRMTVNYGKKDDRLSPVDGSKTSQFATKPELLSGGGGLVSTADDYLRFCQMMLNRGELDGARILKPETVDLMTRNHLPENLVPIKLGPLAMANTGFGLDFAVRVNTAPGEPAGSLGEYWWGGAASTQFFIAPRENLICVGMTQFMPATPTFVQDARKKLYAAVLEPVAK